A single genomic interval of Sander lucioperca isolate FBNREF2018 chromosome 9, SLUC_FBN_1.2, whole genome shotgun sequence harbors:
- the hfm1 gene encoding probable ATP-dependent DNA helicase HFM1 isoform X2, with protein sequence MVDSDDCTLSLDNLFFEKPIVHKVKPLHQEVSPWQLEVPPSLSQVPSTQDMQKEAESLSTLYSFSQIPKTFLPPFKGSAGLVLPSKINSPYSFNNDENISEDTHSGSNRRSDDFWGGEGFRDDSNGACQSGDETLQDSGHAAISRKGLSLDCSRSPPLRRSLFKVQVLNSGGDSSNTDDLRSNSSSSQTASRPQTFLSPVTMATVPPPLQPPRATVSQAAPPFSPFPPPPLGSSAASGRPPQKAAHAEMQGTKRAFVPPMTPQPLHIQGSSGSGVLRPVSEIPAKFRSVFKEFPFFNYVQSKALDDVLYTGKNFVACAPTGSGKTVLFELAIIRLLMETPEPWRDVKAVYMAPIKALCSQCFESWKKKFGPLGLNCKELTGDTEIDDFFEIQDSHIILTTPEKWDSMTRKWKDNCLLQLVRLFLIDEVHVVKDATRGATLEVVVSRMKAVHAYRTAQNPETGLSMRFVAVSATIPNPSDIADWLSNESGPATYLDFDEGHRPVKLRKVVLGFPCSPNQTEFKFDLSLNYKMANIIQTYSDQKPALVFCSTRKGVQQAAAVLAKDARFILSIEHKQRLMKYASAILDSKLRDLVMLGVGYHHAGVDLSDRKSIEEAFTMGDLPVLFTTRTLAMGVNLPAHLVVIKSTMQYVSGSCEEYSEADLLQMIGRAGRPQFDTSATAVIMTKIQTKDKYMNLMNGAEIIESSLHSHLVEHLNAEIVLQTISDVNMALDWIRSTLLYIRALKNPTHYGFSANLDRYGIEAKLQELCLKNLNSLSSIGLIDMDEDINIKPTEGGRLMARFCVAFDTMKQFSKVAGTENLSDLIELISKSREFSDIQLRVNEKRPLNTLNRDKNRTTIRFPIEGKIKTSEMKVNCLIQAQLGTIPIQEFGLTQDTGRIFKNGMRISKCLSEFLSHRSKTGFSAVLNSLILAKCFRAKLWENSSYVSKQLEKIGQSLSTAMVNAGLTTFSKIEQTHARELELILNRHPPFGNQIRESVIHLPTYEVTLEQLPRYSSATAEIVVKVNLKNQAQLLSRRTAPDHHYVSLIIGNSDNTVVFLQKLTDSVLLKCGSWSKKIDVAQASKGDEISVNLISSQYVGLDIQQKFNVYYSGARRYGTDNPYNKTYDPTGQRPQPLKPQSTDQDATQREHATSATDQGNKRQCNHFCKNKDLCGHDCCKVGVNVARKRSANPESSFFSYLKDLRTRCDTLAQTPVKRLKMKMSMEESVSVNMHDFAYKPKERLPTVSWCGGSQYEASVRPCCEIVDLTGEDSVQLPDKVPLADVDRDYDDYVEDVYRKMMEEPVQTPAASQAHPRMWMNPGTSVGVSQNHKPLLNQINTTSYSKRSTAGSNQGAHYENASSSQIPTVSFDLGNEWDDWGDFDDENLVHASETSSASCPTNAKVQQPVYYNMPGFAATSAPVLLSHSLKPCKTTARTPLRWMSPTLNPGIREQGPSLTLRPQNKITLDWNKKRQRIFSEAITINTAENLPKQTETHVTPLTKSLGFFSTSVPSNTISSVNRSSNSTEEAFLGIFDGIF encoded by the exons ATGGTAGACTCTGATGACTGCACCTTATCCCTGGACAATCTGTTTTTTGAGAAACCCATTGTCCACAAAGT AAAGCCACTGCACCAGGAGGTCAGCCCATGGCAGCTGGAAGTGCCTCCATCTCTTTCTCAGGTTCCATCCACTCAGGATATGCAGAAGGAGGCAGAGAGTCTCTCCACcctataca GTTTCTCACAGATACCCAAGACATTCCTGCCTCCTTTTAAGGGATCAGCTGGCCTGGTTTTACCATCAAAAATCAACAGTCCTTACAGTTTTAATAACGATGAGAATATTTCTGAGGACACTCATAGTGGCAGCAATAGAAGATCTGACGACTTTTGGGGAGGTGAAGGGTTCAGGGATGACTCTAATGGTGCCTGCCAAAGTGGAGATGAAACCTTGCAGGACTCTGGTCATGCAGCCATCAGCAGGAAGGGTTTGTCTCTGGACTGCAGCAGAAGCCCACCTCTACGGAGAAG CTTGTTCAAGGTTCAGGTGTTGAACAGTGGAGGTGACTCGTCCAACACAGATGACCTCagaagcaacagcagcagcagccagacaGCATCCAGACCTCAAACTTTTCTCAGTCCGGTTACCATGGCGACAgtgcctcctcctcttcagccGCCACGGGCGACAGTTAGCCAGGCAGCTCCTCCTTTCTCCCCCTTCCCACCCCCTCCTCTGGGCTCATCTGCAGCGAGCGGCCGACCCCCGCAGAAGGCGGCACATGCTGAGATGCAGGGCACAAAGAGAGCCTTCGTTCCGCCCATGACGCCGCAGCCGCTTCACATACAAG GGTCCTCTGGGTCTGGAGTTTTGCGACCAGTTTCTGAAATCC CAGCAAAGTTCAGATCCGTCTTCAAGGAGTTCCCCTTTTTCAACTACGTTCAGTCCAAAGCACTTGATGAT GTTCTTTACACGGGTAAGAACTTTGTGGCATGTGCTCCTACTGGATCTGGTAAAACAGTGCTGTTTGAGCTGGCCATCATTCGTCTGTTAATGGAGACCCCAGAGCCCTGGAGAGACGTCAAAGCTGTCTATA TGGCCCCTATCAAAGCTCTCTGCAGTCAGTGCTTTGAGAGCTGGAAGAAGAAGTTTGGTCCCCTGGGGCTGAACTGTAAGGAGCTGACTGGCGACACAGAGATTGATGACTTCTTTGAGATTCAGGACTCCCACATCATCCTGACCACGCCT gaaAAATGGGACAGCATGACAAGAAAATGGAAGGACAACTGTCTGCTGCAGCTAGTCAGGCTCTTTCTTATCGATGAG GTGCATGTGGTGAAGGATGCGACCCGTGGTGCCACGCTGGAAGTTGTGGTGAGCAGGATGAAGGCCGTACATGCCTACAGAACAGCACAGAATCCAGAGACAGGCCTCTCTATGAGGTTTGTGGCTGTATCAGCCACCATACCAAACCCCTCTGAT ATAGCAGACTGGCTGTCTAATGAGAGTGGTCCAGCCACATATCTGGACTTTGACGAGGGCCACCGTCCAGTGAAGCTGAGGAAGGTGGTGCTGGGATTCCCCTGCAGCCCGAACCAAACAGAGTTCAAGTTTGACCTGTCGCTCAACTACAAGATGGCCAACATCATACAAACGTACTCGGACCAGAAGCCTGCATTAGTG TTTTGCTCTACAAGGAAAGGAGTCCAGCAGGCAGCTGCAGTTCTGGCCAAGGATGCTCGGTTCATTTTGAGCATTGAACACAAGCAAAG GCTGATGAAATATGCAAGCGCTATTCTGGATTCAAAACTGAGAG ATCTGGTGATGTTAGGAGTTGGTTACCACCATGCAGGAGTTGACTTGTCTGATAGGAAGTCGATAGAAGAGGCCTTCACTATGGGAGACCTGCCTGTCCTCT TTACCACCAGGACTCTGGCCATGGGGGTGAACCTGCCAGCTCATCTGGTGGTGATCAAATCTACCATGCAATATGTGTCAGGCTCCTGTGAGGAGTACAGCGAGGCTGACTTGCTGCAGATGATAGGCCGAGCCGGAAGACCACAA TTTGACACTTCAGCGACTGCAGTGATCATGACCAAGATTCAAACCAAAGACAAGTACATGAATCTTATGAATGGGGCGGAAATCATTGAGAGCAG TTTACACAGTCACCTGGTGGAGCACCTGAATGCGGAGATTGTTCTCCAAACCATCAGTGATGTGAACATGGCTCTGGACTGGATACGCTCCACCCTCCTCTACATCAGAGCCCTCAAGAACCCCACACACTATG GTTTCTCTGCCAACTTAGACAGATATGGAATTGAAGCAAAATTGCAAG AGCTGTGTCTGAAGAACCTCAACTCTCTGTCCTCCATTGGTCTGATCGACATGGATGAGGATATCAACATCAAACCAACAG AGGGCGGCAGGTTGATGGCTAGGTTCTGTGTTGCCTTTGACACCATGAAACAGTTCAGCAAAGTGGCTGGCACCGAGAACCTGTCTGACCTG ATTGAGTTAATTTCGAAGAGCAGAGAGTTCAGCGACATTCAGTTGAGAGTGAACGAGAAGAGGCCCCTGAACACCTTGAACAGGGACAAGAACAGGACCACCATCAG GTTTCCCATTGAGGGAAAGATCAAAACCAGTGAGATGAAAGTGAACTG CTTGATTCAGGCTCAGTTGGGTACCATCCCAATTCAAGAGTTTGGACTTACACAGGACACAGGAAGGATCTTCAAGAATGGGATGCGGATCAGCAAAT GCCTGTCAGAGTTTCTGAGTCACCGATCCAAGACTGGATTCTCTGCTGTGCTCAACTCCCTGATCCTGGCGAAGTGCTTCAGAGCCAAGCTTTGGGAAAACTCGTCCTATGTTTCCAAACAGCTGGAGAAGATAG GTCAGAGCCTGTCAACTGCCATGGTGAACGCTGGACTCACCACTTTCAGCAAAATAGAGCAAACCCATGCCAGAGAGCTTGAGCTG ATTCTCAACAGACATCCACCATTTGGCAACCAAATTAGAGAATCTGTCATACACCTCCCGACGTATGAAGTTACTTTGGAGCAG CTTCCGAGGTATAGCTCTGCTACGGCGGAGATTGTGGTGAAGGTGAACCTTAAAAACCAAGCACAGCTGTTGTCCAGGAGAACAGCTCCAGACCACCACTACGTCTCTCTGATTATCGGGAACTCTGACAACACCGTGGTCTTCCTACAGAAACTCac ggACTCTGTGTTGTTGAAGTGTGGCAGCTGGTCGAAGAAGATTGACGTGGCACAGGCCTCAAAAGGAGACGAGATCAGTGTCAATCTCATCAGCTCACAATATG TGGGCCTGGACATCCAACAGAAATTCAATGTCTACTACTCTGGAGCCAGGAGGTATGGAACTGATAATCCATACAACAAAACGTATGATCCGACTGGACAGAGGCCGCAGCCACTGAAACCACAGTCTACAGATCAGGATGCAACTCAGAGGGAGCATGCCACATCTGCTACAGACCAAG GCAATAAAAGACAGTGCAACCACTTCTGCAAGAATAAGGATCTCTGTGGCCATGACTGCT GTAAAGTAGGTGTAAATGTGGCACGGAAGAGGTCAGCAAATCCAGAATCCAGTTTCTTTTCCTATTTGAAAGACCTGAGAACCAGGTGTGACACACTCGCACAGACTCCTGTCAAACGACTCAAG ATGAAAATGAGCATGGAGGAGTCTGTGTCTGTCAACATGCACGACTTTGCTTACAAACCTAAAGAGAGGCTACCTACTGTTTCCTG GTGTGGAGGAAGTCAATATGAAGCTTCAGTGAGACCTTGCTGTGAGATCGTGGATCTGACGGGAGAAGACAGCGTTCAACTGCCAGACAAAGTTCCTCTGGCCGACGTTGACAGAG ATTATGATGACTATGTGGAGGACGTGTACAGAAAGATGATGGAGGAGCCTGTCCAAACACCTGCTGCGTCTCAGGCTCACCCTCGAA TGTGGATGAACCCAGGAACCAGTGTTGGTGTGAGTCAGAACCATAAACCGCTTCTAAACCAGATCAATACAACCTCTTACTCAAAGAGGTCTACTGCGGGATCAAACCAGGGCGCTCACTATGAAAATGCTTCATCCTCACAAATCCCAACTGTCAGCTTTGACCTGGGAAATGAATGGGACGACTGGGGCGACTTTGATGACGAGAACTTGGTGCACGCCAGCGAGACGTCATCGGCCTCATGTCCAACTAATGCTAAAGTCCAGCAGCCTGTTTACTACAACATGCCAG gCTTTGCTGCTACATCTGCACCAGTACTCCTCAGTCACTCACTCAAACCCTGTAAAACCACTGCCAGAACACCACTGAGGT ggATGTCACCAACTTTAAATCCTGGGATCAGAGAACAAGGACCCTCACTGACCCTCAGACCACAGAACAAAATCACACTGGACTGGAataaaaag agacAAAGAATATTCAGTGAAGCGATCACAATAAATACTGCAGAAAATCTCCCAAAGCAGACTGAGACCCACGTGACCCCACTTACAAAAAGTTTGGGTTTCTTCTCAACGAGCGTCCCATCCAACACCATCTCATCTGTCAACAGAAG CAGCAACTCCACAGAAGAAGCTTTTCTTGGGATATTTGATGGGATATTTTAG
- the hfm1 gene encoding probable ATP-dependent DNA helicase HFM1 isoform X1, with product MVDSDDCTLSLDNLFFEKPIVHKVKPLHQEVSPWQLEVPPSLSQVPSTQDMQKEAESLSTLYSFSQIPKTFLPPFKGSAGLVLPSKINSPYSFNNDENISEDTHSGSNRRSDDFWGGEGFRDDSNGACQSGDETLQDSGHAAISRKGLSLDCSRSPPLRRSLFKVQVLNSGGDSSNTDDLRSNSSSSQTASRPQTFLSPVTMATVPPPLQPPRATVSQAAPPFSPFPPPPLGSSAASGRPPQKAAHAEMQGTKRAFVPPMTPQPLHIQGSSGSGVLRPVSEIPAKFRSVFKEFPFFNYVQSKALDDVLYTGKNFVACAPTGSGKTVLFELAIIRLLMETPEPWRDVKAVYMAPIKALCSQCFESWKKKFGPLGLNCKELTGDTEIDDFFEIQDSHIILTTPEKWDSMTRKWKDNCLLQLVRLFLIDEVHVVKDATRGATLEVVVSRMKAVHAYRTAQNPETGLSMRFVAVSATIPNPSDIADWLSNESGPATYLDFDEGHRPVKLRKVVLGFPCSPNQTEFKFDLSLNYKMANIIQTYSDQKPALVFCSTRKGVQQAAAVLAKDARFILSIEHKQRLMKYASAILDSKLRDLVMLGVGYHHAGVDLSDRKSIEEAFTMGDLPVLFTTRTLAMGVNLPAHLVVIKSTMQYVSGSCEEYSEADLLQMIGRAGRPQFDTSATAVIMTKIQTKDKYMNLMNGAEIIESSLHSHLVEHLNAEIVLQTISDVNMALDWIRSTLLYIRALKNPTHYGFSANLDRYGIEAKLQELCLKNLNSLSSIGLIDMDEDINIKPTEGGRLMARFCVAFDTMKQFSKVAGTENLSDLIELISKSREFSDIQLRVNEKRPLNTLNRDKNRTTIRFPIEGKIKTSEMKVNCLIQAQLGTIPIQEFGLTQDTGRIFKNGMRISKCLSEFLSHRSKTGFSAVLNSLILAKCFRAKLWENSSYVSKQLEKIGQSLSTAMVNAGLTTFSKIEQTHARELELILNRHPPFGNQIRESVIHLPTYEVTLEQLPRYSSATAEIVVKVNLKNQAQLLSRRTAPDHHYVSLIIGNSDNTVVFLQKLTDSVLLKCGSWSKKIDVAQASKGDEISVNLISSQYVGLDIQQKFNVYYSGARRYGTDNPYNKTYDPTGQRPQPLKPQSTDQDATQREHATSATDQDSGNKRQCNHFCKNKDLCGHDCCKVGVNVARKRSANPESSFFSYLKDLRTRCDTLAQTPVKRLKMKMSMEESVSVNMHDFAYKPKERLPTVSWCGGSQYEASVRPCCEIVDLTGEDSVQLPDKVPLADVDRDYDDYVEDVYRKMMEEPVQTPAASQAHPRMWMNPGTSVGVSQNHKPLLNQINTTSYSKRSTAGSNQGAHYENASSSQIPTVSFDLGNEWDDWGDFDDENLVHASETSSASCPTNAKVQQPVYYNMPGFAATSAPVLLSHSLKPCKTTARTPLRWMSPTLNPGIREQGPSLTLRPQNKITLDWNKKRQRIFSEAITINTAENLPKQTETHVTPLTKSLGFFSTSVPSNTISSVNRSSNSTEEAFLGIFDGIF from the exons ATGGTAGACTCTGATGACTGCACCTTATCCCTGGACAATCTGTTTTTTGAGAAACCCATTGTCCACAAAGT AAAGCCACTGCACCAGGAGGTCAGCCCATGGCAGCTGGAAGTGCCTCCATCTCTTTCTCAGGTTCCATCCACTCAGGATATGCAGAAGGAGGCAGAGAGTCTCTCCACcctataca GTTTCTCACAGATACCCAAGACATTCCTGCCTCCTTTTAAGGGATCAGCTGGCCTGGTTTTACCATCAAAAATCAACAGTCCTTACAGTTTTAATAACGATGAGAATATTTCTGAGGACACTCATAGTGGCAGCAATAGAAGATCTGACGACTTTTGGGGAGGTGAAGGGTTCAGGGATGACTCTAATGGTGCCTGCCAAAGTGGAGATGAAACCTTGCAGGACTCTGGTCATGCAGCCATCAGCAGGAAGGGTTTGTCTCTGGACTGCAGCAGAAGCCCACCTCTACGGAGAAG CTTGTTCAAGGTTCAGGTGTTGAACAGTGGAGGTGACTCGTCCAACACAGATGACCTCagaagcaacagcagcagcagccagacaGCATCCAGACCTCAAACTTTTCTCAGTCCGGTTACCATGGCGACAgtgcctcctcctcttcagccGCCACGGGCGACAGTTAGCCAGGCAGCTCCTCCTTTCTCCCCCTTCCCACCCCCTCCTCTGGGCTCATCTGCAGCGAGCGGCCGACCCCCGCAGAAGGCGGCACATGCTGAGATGCAGGGCACAAAGAGAGCCTTCGTTCCGCCCATGACGCCGCAGCCGCTTCACATACAAG GGTCCTCTGGGTCTGGAGTTTTGCGACCAGTTTCTGAAATCC CAGCAAAGTTCAGATCCGTCTTCAAGGAGTTCCCCTTTTTCAACTACGTTCAGTCCAAAGCACTTGATGAT GTTCTTTACACGGGTAAGAACTTTGTGGCATGTGCTCCTACTGGATCTGGTAAAACAGTGCTGTTTGAGCTGGCCATCATTCGTCTGTTAATGGAGACCCCAGAGCCCTGGAGAGACGTCAAAGCTGTCTATA TGGCCCCTATCAAAGCTCTCTGCAGTCAGTGCTTTGAGAGCTGGAAGAAGAAGTTTGGTCCCCTGGGGCTGAACTGTAAGGAGCTGACTGGCGACACAGAGATTGATGACTTCTTTGAGATTCAGGACTCCCACATCATCCTGACCACGCCT gaaAAATGGGACAGCATGACAAGAAAATGGAAGGACAACTGTCTGCTGCAGCTAGTCAGGCTCTTTCTTATCGATGAG GTGCATGTGGTGAAGGATGCGACCCGTGGTGCCACGCTGGAAGTTGTGGTGAGCAGGATGAAGGCCGTACATGCCTACAGAACAGCACAGAATCCAGAGACAGGCCTCTCTATGAGGTTTGTGGCTGTATCAGCCACCATACCAAACCCCTCTGAT ATAGCAGACTGGCTGTCTAATGAGAGTGGTCCAGCCACATATCTGGACTTTGACGAGGGCCACCGTCCAGTGAAGCTGAGGAAGGTGGTGCTGGGATTCCCCTGCAGCCCGAACCAAACAGAGTTCAAGTTTGACCTGTCGCTCAACTACAAGATGGCCAACATCATACAAACGTACTCGGACCAGAAGCCTGCATTAGTG TTTTGCTCTACAAGGAAAGGAGTCCAGCAGGCAGCTGCAGTTCTGGCCAAGGATGCTCGGTTCATTTTGAGCATTGAACACAAGCAAAG GCTGATGAAATATGCAAGCGCTATTCTGGATTCAAAACTGAGAG ATCTGGTGATGTTAGGAGTTGGTTACCACCATGCAGGAGTTGACTTGTCTGATAGGAAGTCGATAGAAGAGGCCTTCACTATGGGAGACCTGCCTGTCCTCT TTACCACCAGGACTCTGGCCATGGGGGTGAACCTGCCAGCTCATCTGGTGGTGATCAAATCTACCATGCAATATGTGTCAGGCTCCTGTGAGGAGTACAGCGAGGCTGACTTGCTGCAGATGATAGGCCGAGCCGGAAGACCACAA TTTGACACTTCAGCGACTGCAGTGATCATGACCAAGATTCAAACCAAAGACAAGTACATGAATCTTATGAATGGGGCGGAAATCATTGAGAGCAG TTTACACAGTCACCTGGTGGAGCACCTGAATGCGGAGATTGTTCTCCAAACCATCAGTGATGTGAACATGGCTCTGGACTGGATACGCTCCACCCTCCTCTACATCAGAGCCCTCAAGAACCCCACACACTATG GTTTCTCTGCCAACTTAGACAGATATGGAATTGAAGCAAAATTGCAAG AGCTGTGTCTGAAGAACCTCAACTCTCTGTCCTCCATTGGTCTGATCGACATGGATGAGGATATCAACATCAAACCAACAG AGGGCGGCAGGTTGATGGCTAGGTTCTGTGTTGCCTTTGACACCATGAAACAGTTCAGCAAAGTGGCTGGCACCGAGAACCTGTCTGACCTG ATTGAGTTAATTTCGAAGAGCAGAGAGTTCAGCGACATTCAGTTGAGAGTGAACGAGAAGAGGCCCCTGAACACCTTGAACAGGGACAAGAACAGGACCACCATCAG GTTTCCCATTGAGGGAAAGATCAAAACCAGTGAGATGAAAGTGAACTG CTTGATTCAGGCTCAGTTGGGTACCATCCCAATTCAAGAGTTTGGACTTACACAGGACACAGGAAGGATCTTCAAGAATGGGATGCGGATCAGCAAAT GCCTGTCAGAGTTTCTGAGTCACCGATCCAAGACTGGATTCTCTGCTGTGCTCAACTCCCTGATCCTGGCGAAGTGCTTCAGAGCCAAGCTTTGGGAAAACTCGTCCTATGTTTCCAAACAGCTGGAGAAGATAG GTCAGAGCCTGTCAACTGCCATGGTGAACGCTGGACTCACCACTTTCAGCAAAATAGAGCAAACCCATGCCAGAGAGCTTGAGCTG ATTCTCAACAGACATCCACCATTTGGCAACCAAATTAGAGAATCTGTCATACACCTCCCGACGTATGAAGTTACTTTGGAGCAG CTTCCGAGGTATAGCTCTGCTACGGCGGAGATTGTGGTGAAGGTGAACCTTAAAAACCAAGCACAGCTGTTGTCCAGGAGAACAGCTCCAGACCACCACTACGTCTCTCTGATTATCGGGAACTCTGACAACACCGTGGTCTTCCTACAGAAACTCac ggACTCTGTGTTGTTGAAGTGTGGCAGCTGGTCGAAGAAGATTGACGTGGCACAGGCCTCAAAAGGAGACGAGATCAGTGTCAATCTCATCAGCTCACAATATG TGGGCCTGGACATCCAACAGAAATTCAATGTCTACTACTCTGGAGCCAGGAGGTATGGAACTGATAATCCATACAACAAAACGTATGATCCGACTGGACAGAGGCCGCAGCCACTGAAACCACAGTCTACAGATCAGGATGCAACTCAGAGGGAGCATGCCACATCTGCTACAGACCAAG ATTCAGGCAATAAAAGACAGTGCAACCACTTCTGCAAGAATAAGGATCTCTGTGGCCATGACTGCT GTAAAGTAGGTGTAAATGTGGCACGGAAGAGGTCAGCAAATCCAGAATCCAGTTTCTTTTCCTATTTGAAAGACCTGAGAACCAGGTGTGACACACTCGCACAGACTCCTGTCAAACGACTCAAG ATGAAAATGAGCATGGAGGAGTCTGTGTCTGTCAACATGCACGACTTTGCTTACAAACCTAAAGAGAGGCTACCTACTGTTTCCTG GTGTGGAGGAAGTCAATATGAAGCTTCAGTGAGACCTTGCTGTGAGATCGTGGATCTGACGGGAGAAGACAGCGTTCAACTGCCAGACAAAGTTCCTCTGGCCGACGTTGACAGAG ATTATGATGACTATGTGGAGGACGTGTACAGAAAGATGATGGAGGAGCCTGTCCAAACACCTGCTGCGTCTCAGGCTCACCCTCGAA TGTGGATGAACCCAGGAACCAGTGTTGGTGTGAGTCAGAACCATAAACCGCTTCTAAACCAGATCAATACAACCTCTTACTCAAAGAGGTCTACTGCGGGATCAAACCAGGGCGCTCACTATGAAAATGCTTCATCCTCACAAATCCCAACTGTCAGCTTTGACCTGGGAAATGAATGGGACGACTGGGGCGACTTTGATGACGAGAACTTGGTGCACGCCAGCGAGACGTCATCGGCCTCATGTCCAACTAATGCTAAAGTCCAGCAGCCTGTTTACTACAACATGCCAG gCTTTGCTGCTACATCTGCACCAGTACTCCTCAGTCACTCACTCAAACCCTGTAAAACCACTGCCAGAACACCACTGAGGT ggATGTCACCAACTTTAAATCCTGGGATCAGAGAACAAGGACCCTCACTGACCCTCAGACCACAGAACAAAATCACACTGGACTGGAataaaaag agacAAAGAATATTCAGTGAAGCGATCACAATAAATACTGCAGAAAATCTCCCAAAGCAGACTGAGACCCACGTGACCCCACTTACAAAAAGTTTGGGTTTCTTCTCAACGAGCGTCCCATCCAACACCATCTCATCTGTCAACAGAAG CAGCAACTCCACAGAAGAAGCTTTTCTTGGGATATTTGATGGGATATTTTAG